A single window of Bradyrhizobium daqingense DNA harbors:
- the tmk gene encoding dTMP kinase translates to MSESAVRWPSGRGRFITFEGGEGTGKSTQIKKLADRLKAARMRILVTREPGGSPGAEIMRHLVLSGMGKLLGPEAETLLFAAARDDHVRTVIQPALNQGAWVLCDRFADSTRAYQGSLGRVPAGLINAMQRVTIGDLKPDLTIILDLPVEIGLQRAAARRGSATPDRFEGENLKFHQDLRDAYQKIAAEEPARCVLIDANSDPDTVAGRIWTALRERLLPTPASVLSR, encoded by the coding sequence ATGAGTGAAAGTGCGGTACGCTGGCCGTCTGGACGCGGACGCTTCATCACCTTTGAAGGTGGTGAGGGAACGGGCAAGTCGACCCAGATCAAGAAGCTAGCCGATCGCCTCAAGGCGGCAAGGATGCGCATCCTGGTCACGCGCGAGCCGGGCGGCTCGCCGGGCGCCGAGATCATGCGCCATCTGGTACTGTCGGGAATGGGCAAGCTGCTCGGGCCCGAGGCCGAGACGCTGCTGTTCGCCGCAGCCCGCGACGACCATGTCCGCACGGTGATTCAGCCCGCGCTCAACCAGGGCGCCTGGGTACTTTGCGACCGTTTCGCCGACTCGACGCGGGCCTACCAGGGCAGCCTCGGCCGCGTGCCGGCTGGCCTGATCAACGCGATGCAGCGTGTCACGATCGGCGATCTCAAGCCGGACCTCACCATCATCCTCGACCTGCCGGTCGAGATCGGCCTGCAGCGCGCCGCCGCGCGCCGCGGCAGCGCCACGCCCGACCGCTTCGAGGGCGAGAACCTCAAGTTCCACCAAGATCTGCGCGATGCCTATCAGAAGATCGCTGCGGAAGAGCCCGCGCGGTGTGTGCTGATCGACGCCAACTCCGACCCCGATACGGTTGCCGGGCGCATCTGGACGGCGCTGCGCGAACGTCTCCTTCCGACGCCGGCATCGGTGCTATCGCGATGA
- a CDS encoding TatD family hydrolase → MLVDSHCHLDFPDFSDDLDGIVSRARAAGITRMVTISTRVKKLNQLLGIAARYDDVYCSVGTHPHNADEEDGITPDELVALTEHPKVVALGEAGLDYFYDNGSPDAQARGFRAHIAAARATGLPLVIHTREADEDCARILEEEAGRGSFRGVLHCYTGGRELALKAVALGLYIGFTGILTFKKSEALRALAAELPSDRILVETDSPYLAPGKFRGKRNEPAYVVEVAKVLAETRGVSLEEISRQTTDNFFRLFSKVKVSEGA, encoded by the coding sequence ATGCTGGTCGACAGCCATTGTCATCTGGATTTTCCCGATTTTTCGGATGATCTCGACGGGATCGTCTCGCGCGCGCGGGCGGCCGGCATCACGCGCATGGTTACGATCTCGACGCGGGTGAAGAAGCTGAACCAGCTCCTGGGCATCGCCGCGCGCTATGACGACGTCTATTGCTCGGTCGGCACCCATCCCCACAACGCGGATGAGGAGGACGGCATCACGCCGGACGAACTGGTCGCGCTGACGGAGCATCCCAAGGTCGTCGCGCTCGGCGAAGCCGGGCTCGATTATTTCTACGACAACGGCTCACCCGACGCGCAGGCGAGGGGCTTTCGCGCTCACATTGCCGCGGCCCGCGCCACCGGCCTGCCGCTGGTGATCCACACCCGCGAGGCGGACGAGGACTGCGCGCGCATCCTCGAAGAGGAGGCCGGGCGTGGATCGTTTCGCGGCGTGCTGCATTGTTACACAGGCGGGCGCGAGCTTGCGCTGAAGGCGGTGGCGCTGGGGCTCTATATCGGTTTCACGGGCATCCTCACCTTCAAGAAATCGGAAGCCCTGCGTGCGCTGGCCGCCGAGCTGCCGTCCGACCGTATTCTGGTCGAAACAGATTCGCCCTATCTTGCGCCCGGGAAGTTCCGGGGCAAACGCAACGAGCCGGCTTATGTCGTCGAGGTCGCCAAGGTGCTTGCTGAAACGCGCGGCGTGTCGCTGGAAGAGATCTCGCGTCAGACCACCGACAACTTCTTCCGTTTGTTCTCCAAGGTGAAGGTTTCGGAAGGCGCATGA
- a CDS encoding TRAP transporter substrate-binding protein translates to MVFSTRFSRRTLLKASAATAVLGGIGAPHVARAQSAEFTYKYANNLPDTHPLNVRAKEMAAAIKTETNGKFDLQIFPNNQLGSDTDMLSQIRSGGVEFFTLSGLILSTLVPAASINGIGFAFPDYDTVWKAMDGDLGAHVRGEIKKAGLEVMDKIWDNGFRQTTSSSKPITGPDDLKGFKIRVPVSPLWTSMFKAFDAAPASINFSEVYSALQTRIVEGQENPLAIISTAKLYEVQKYCSLTNHMWDGFWFLANRRAWEKLPQDVRTVVAKNINAAAVKEREDTAKLNANLQQELAGKGLAFNQPAVAPFRDKLRTAGFYAEWKGKYGDQAWGHLEKAVGKLS, encoded by the coding sequence ATGGTCTTTTCAACGCGCTTTTCCCGCCGCACGCTTCTCAAGGCCTCCGCCGCGACCGCGGTTCTGGGCGGCATCGGTGCGCCCCATGTGGCCCGCGCTCAGAGCGCCGAGTTCACCTACAAATATGCCAACAACCTGCCTGACACCCATCCGCTGAACGTGCGCGCCAAGGAGATGGCAGCGGCGATCAAGACCGAGACGAACGGCAAGTTCGACCTCCAGATCTTCCCGAACAACCAGCTCGGCTCCGACACCGACATGCTGAGCCAGATCCGCTCCGGCGGCGTCGAGTTCTTCACGCTGTCGGGCCTGATCCTGTCGACCCTGGTGCCGGCGGCCTCGATCAACGGCATCGGCTTCGCGTTCCCGGACTACGACACGGTCTGGAAGGCCATGGACGGCGATCTCGGCGCCCATGTCCGCGGCGAGATCAAGAAGGCGGGCCTCGAGGTCATGGACAAGATCTGGGACAACGGCTTCCGCCAGACCACGTCGTCGAGCAAGCCGATCACAGGGCCCGACGACCTCAAGGGCTTCAAGATCCGTGTGCCGGTGTCGCCGCTGTGGACTTCGATGTTCAAGGCCTTCGATGCGGCGCCCGCCTCGATCAATTTCAGCGAGGTCTATTCGGCGCTCCAGACCAGGATCGTCGAGGGCCAGGAGAACCCGCTGGCGATCATCTCGACCGCCAAGCTCTATGAGGTGCAGAAATACTGCTCGCTGACCAACCACATGTGGGACGGCTTCTGGTTCCTGGCCAACCGCAGAGCCTGGGAGAAGCTGCCCCAGGACGTGCGCACCGTCGTCGCCAAGAACATCAACGCCGCCGCGGTCAAGGAGCGCGAGGATACCGCCAAGCTCAACGCCAATCTCCAGCAGGAGCTCGCCGGCAAGGGCCTGGCCTTCAACCAACCAGCCGTGGCGCCGTTCCGCGACAAGCTGCGCACCGCCGGCTTCTATGCCGAGTGGAAGGGCAAATATGGCGACCAGGCCTGGGGCCACCTGGAAAAGGCCGTGGGCAAGCTGTCGTAG
- a CDS encoding helix-turn-helix domain-containing protein, translating into MSAELTLCVLRFWRLFAGDSERDEEGTSTEILSRFRRLLEERYQQHLRVSDYANLLGMTPDRLHALCSRELKRSPSELIQQRVVKEAAARLEAGTVAVKQIAFALGFKDTAYFSRFFRKHTGEAPGVWRQRVAARARAGRSRPTLNFADWP; encoded by the coding sequence ATGTCGGCCGAGTTGACGCTGTGCGTGCTGCGCTTCTGGCGGCTGTTCGCCGGCGACAGTGAGCGGGACGAGGAGGGCACCAGCACCGAGATCCTGAGCCGCTTCCGCCGGCTGCTGGAGGAGCGCTATCAGCAGCATCTGCGCGTCAGCGACTACGCCAACCTCCTCGGCATGACCCCGGACCGACTCCACGCCCTCTGCAGCCGCGAGCTGAAGCGTTCGCCGAGCGAGCTGATCCAGCAGCGCGTGGTCAAGGAAGCCGCGGCGCGGCTCGAGGCCGGCACCGTCGCCGTCAAGCAGATCGCGTTCGCGCTCGGCTTCAAGGACACCGCCTATTTCAGCCGCTTCTTCCGCAAGCACACCGGCGAGGCGCCGGGCGTCTGGCGCCAGCGCGTCGCCGCCCGCGCGCGCGCCGGACGGTCGCGACCGACGCTGAATTTTGCCGACTGGCCGTGA
- a CDS encoding MBL fold metallo-hydrolase — MTLTLTILGCGSSAGVPRPALGWGACNPNNPKNRRRRCSLLVERTSEHGTTRIVIDTSPDLREQLLSADVDHIDAVFLTHEHADQTHGMDDLRSVVMKMRQRIPTYLNQSTAKDIMSRFSYCFISPEGSDYPPILTQHSIEAGESQTIVGKGGAVTMTAFLVQHGNIPALGYRIGDAAYTPDLNDIPPESWGALENLDLWIVDGLRYTTHSSHFSVNDALSWIERFKPKRAVITNMAYEVDYEVLRLSLPAGVVPAYDGLRLETR, encoded by the coding sequence ATGACGCTGACGCTGACGATCCTGGGATGCGGCTCCTCCGCCGGCGTGCCGCGCCCGGCGCTCGGCTGGGGCGCCTGCAATCCCAACAACCCCAAGAACCGCCGTCGTCGCTGTTCGCTGCTGGTCGAACGCACCTCCGAGCACGGCACCACGCGTATCGTGATCGACACCTCCCCCGACCTGCGCGAGCAATTGCTGTCGGCCGATGTCGACCACATCGACGCCGTGTTCCTGACCCACGAGCACGCCGACCAGACCCATGGCATGGACGATCTGCGCTCGGTCGTCATGAAGATGCGTCAGCGCATCCCAACCTACCTCAATCAGTCGACCGCCAAGGATATCATGTCGCGGTTCTCCTATTGCTTCATCTCACCGGAAGGGAGCGATTATCCGCCGATCCTGACGCAGCATTCGATCGAGGCGGGCGAGAGCCAGACGATCGTGGGGAAGGGTGGTGCGGTGACGATGACCGCCTTTCTGGTGCAGCACGGCAACATTCCCGCGCTCGGCTACCGCATCGGGGATGCCGCCTATACGCCCGATCTCAACGACATTCCGCCTGAGAGCTGGGGCGCACTCGAAAACCTCGACCTCTGGATCGTCGATGGTTTGCGTTACACCACCCATTCCAGTCATTTCAGCGTCAACGACGCGCTGTCATGGATCGAGCGATTCAAGCCGAAACGCGCGGTCATCACCAACATGGCCTACGAGGTCGATTACGAGGTCCTCCGGCTGTCGCTGCCCGCCGGCGTAGTGCCGGCCTATGACGGGCTGCGCCTGGAGACGCGCTAA
- a CDS encoding acyl-CoA synthetase: MSERQNQYNIGLDKTPANYVPLTPLSFLARSAAVFPDHVSTVYEGRSFTWAQTHERCRRFASYLAGKGIGVGDTVAAMLPNIPAMNEAHFAVPMTGAVLNALNIRLDAPSIAFQLDHGGAKVILVDPEFSGVISDALAQMTGPKPFVIDVDDDAFKGGKRIGEIEYEAALGLGDPNFTVILPQEEWDAIALSYTSGTTGNPKGVVTHHRGAYLNAVSNILAGNLGQHPVYLWTLPMFHCNGWCFPWTIAAAAGINVCLRKVEPSKIFELIKQHGVTHMCGAPIVYNTLINAPDAPKGNAARRVVGLIAGAAPPVAVLEGAESIGIKLTHVYGLTEVYGPASVCAEQPGWDDLPAAERARMKRRQGVPYPLEEAVTVINPQTMRQVPRDGETIGEVMFRGNIVMKGYLKNEKATREAFEGGWFHTGDLGVLDEHGYVIIKDRSKDIIISGGENISSVEVEDILYKHPAVLFAAVVAKPDPKWGEVPCAFVELKDGASATEAEIIAFCRSHLSGFKTPKAIVFGPIPKTSTGKIQKFLLRNEVGSVKAISA; this comes from the coding sequence ATGAGTGAGCGGCAGAACCAGTACAATATCGGCCTCGACAAGACTCCCGCCAACTATGTGCCCCTGACCCCGCTGAGCTTCCTCGCGCGCAGCGCCGCGGTCTTTCCCGATCACGTCAGCACCGTCTATGAGGGCCGCAGCTTCACCTGGGCGCAGACTCATGAACGCTGCCGACGGTTTGCATCCTATCTTGCGGGTAAGGGTATAGGCGTCGGCGACACCGTGGCCGCGATGCTGCCGAACATCCCCGCGATGAACGAAGCGCATTTCGCAGTGCCCATGACCGGCGCTGTGCTCAACGCCCTCAACATCCGCCTCGATGCGCCTTCTATCGCGTTCCAGCTCGATCATGGCGGCGCCAAGGTCATCCTGGTCGACCCGGAGTTCTCTGGCGTCATCAGCGACGCGCTGGCGCAGATGACCGGGCCCAAGCCGTTCGTGATCGACGTGGACGATGACGCCTTCAAGGGTGGCAAACGTATCGGCGAGATCGAATATGAGGCGGCGCTCGGGCTCGGAGATCCGAACTTCACCGTGATCCTCCCGCAGGAGGAGTGGGACGCGATCGCACTGAGCTACACCTCGGGCACCACAGGCAATCCTAAGGGCGTCGTCACCCATCATCGCGGCGCGTACCTCAACGCCGTCAGCAACATCCTCGCCGGCAATCTCGGCCAGCATCCGGTCTATCTGTGGACGCTGCCGATGTTCCACTGCAACGGCTGGTGCTTCCCGTGGACCATTGCGGCGGCCGCGGGCATCAATGTCTGCCTGCGCAAGGTGGAGCCGAGCAAGATCTTCGAGCTGATCAAGCAGCATGGCGTCACCCATATGTGCGGCGCGCCGATCGTCTACAACACTCTGATCAACGCGCCCGATGCGCCCAAAGGCAACGCCGCGCGCCGGGTCGTCGGCCTGATCGCTGGCGCTGCGCCGCCGGTCGCCGTGCTCGAAGGCGCCGAAAGCATCGGCATCAAGCTGACGCATGTGTACGGCCTGACCGAGGTCTACGGCCCCGCCTCCGTCTGTGCCGAGCAGCCCGGCTGGGATGACCTGCCCGCCGCCGAGCGCGCGCGCATGAAGCGCCGGCAGGGCGTGCCCTATCCGCTCGAGGAAGCCGTCACCGTCATCAACCCGCAAACGATGAGGCAAGTGCCACGTGACGGCGAGACCATCGGCGAGGTCATGTTCCGCGGCAACATCGTGATGAAGGGCTACCTCAAGAACGAGAAGGCGACCCGGGAAGCCTTCGAGGGCGGCTGGTTTCACACCGGCGATCTCGGCGTGCTCGACGAGCACGGCTACGTCATCATCAAGGACCGCTCCAAGGACATCATCATCTCAGGCGGCGAGAACATCTCCTCGGTCGAGGTCGAGGACATCCTCTACAAGCACCCGGCCGTGCTGTTCGCGGCAGTGGTTGCCAAACCCGATCCGAAATGGGGCGAGGTGCCCTGCGCCTTCGTCGAGCTGAAGGATGGCGCCAGCGCAACTGAGGCCGAGATCATCGCGTTCTGCCGATCCCATCTGAGCGGATTCAAGACCCCGAAGGCGATCGTGTTCGGGCCGATCCCGAAGACGTCGACGGGCAAGATCCAGAAATTCCTGCTGCGTAACGAGGTCGGATCGGTGAAGGCGATCTCGGCCTAG
- a CDS encoding TRAP transporter large permease subunit — MAHAEVEVINVAGEATNQSPRRPSLLGSLERALGLLVEIPAAALVVAEIVILFAGVVARYGFHRPLIWSDELASILFLWLAMLGAAVAFRRSEHMRMTAVVASARPATRAYLDLVATSAALAFLALIVWPSCDYAYEESYITTPALQISNMWRAAALPAGIGLMVAFALLRLLRAADYRMVAAAVLSVAVLVGLFWLAEPLLRPLGNLNLVIFFVGVAGFCVFAGVPIAFGFGLAIFGYLALTTRTPVMVLVGRMDEGMSHLILLSVPLFVFLGLLIEMTGMARAMVAFLASLLGHIRGGLHYVLVGAMYLVSGISGAKAADMAAVAPVLFPEMKQRGAKPGDLVALLAATGAQTETIPPSLVLITIGSVTGVSIAALFTGGLLPGVVLAITLCMLVWWRYRHEDMSHVRRATASEIGRTFVIALPALALPFVIRYAVVEGIATATEVSTIGIVYGAVVGLLVYRRFDWRRLFPMLVETAALSGAILLIIGTATGMAWGLTQSGFSRSLAAAMTGLPGGPATFIAVSILAFVILGSVLEGIPAIVLFGPLLFPIARAVGVHEVHYAMVIILAMGIGLFAPPFGVGYYAACAIGRVDPAEGIRPIWGYLLALLVGLIIVAIFPWISIGFL; from the coding sequence ATGGCTCATGCCGAGGTCGAGGTGATCAACGTAGCGGGCGAGGCGACTAATCAGTCCCCTCGCCGACCTTCATTGCTGGGCTCGCTGGAGCGCGCACTCGGTCTTCTCGTGGAGATTCCGGCGGCGGCCCTGGTCGTCGCCGAGATCGTGATCCTGTTCGCCGGCGTGGTCGCGCGCTACGGCTTCCACCGGCCGCTGATATGGTCGGACGAGCTGGCCTCGATCCTGTTCCTCTGGCTGGCGATGCTGGGAGCGGCGGTGGCGTTCCGGCGCTCCGAGCACATGCGCATGACCGCGGTGGTCGCCAGTGCCAGGCCGGCGACGCGGGCCTATCTCGATCTGGTCGCGACCTCGGCGGCGCTGGCGTTCCTGGCGCTGATCGTCTGGCCGTCCTGCGATTATGCCTATGAGGAAAGCTACATCACGACTCCAGCGCTGCAGATTTCCAACATGTGGCGCGCCGCCGCGCTGCCGGCCGGCATCGGCCTGATGGTGGCCTTTGCCTTGCTGCGGTTGCTGCGCGCGGCCGACTATCGGATGGTCGCCGCCGCCGTGCTGTCGGTCGCGGTCCTGGTCGGCCTGTTCTGGCTGGCGGAGCCGCTGCTGCGGCCGCTCGGCAATCTCAACCTCGTCATCTTCTTCGTCGGCGTCGCCGGCTTCTGCGTCTTTGCCGGCGTTCCCATTGCGTTCGGCTTTGGGCTTGCGATCTTCGGCTATCTGGCGCTGACCACGCGGACGCCGGTGATGGTGCTGGTCGGGCGGATGGACGAGGGCATGAGTCACCTCATCCTGCTGTCGGTCCCGCTGTTCGTGTTCCTGGGCCTGCTGATCGAGATGACCGGCATGGCGCGGGCCATGGTGGCGTTCCTGGCCAGCCTGCTCGGCCATATCAGGGGCGGCCTGCACTATGTGCTGGTCGGTGCCATGTACCTTGTCTCCGGCATCTCCGGCGCCAAGGCGGCCGACATGGCCGCGGTCGCGCCGGTGCTATTTCCGGAAATGAAGCAGCGCGGCGCCAAGCCCGGCGACCTCGTCGCGCTTCTGGCGGCAACGGGTGCCCAGACCGAGACCATCCCGCCGAGCCTCGTGCTGATCACGATCGGCTCGGTCACCGGCGTGTCGATCGCCGCCCTCTTCACCGGCGGCCTGTTGCCCGGCGTCGTGCTCGCGATCACGCTGTGCATGCTGGTGTGGTGGCGCTACCGCCATGAGGACATGAGCCACGTCCGCCGTGCCACGGCATCCGAGATCGGCAGGACCTTCGTCATCGCCCTGCCCGCGCTCGCGCTGCCCTTCGTGATCCGCTACGCCGTCGTCGAAGGCATCGCGACCGCGACTGAAGTCTCCACCATCGGCATCGTCTACGGCGCCGTGGTCGGCCTTCTCGTCTACCGACGCTTCGACTGGCGGCGGCTGTTCCCGATGCTGGTCGAGACCGCGGCGCTGTCGGGCGCGATCCTGCTGATCATCGGCACCGCCACCGGCATGGCCTGGGGCCTGACCCAATCGGGCTTCTCGCGCTCGCTCGCGGCAGCCATGACGGGATTGCCCGGGGGACCGGCGACCTTCATCGCCGTCTCGATCCTGGCCTTCGTCATTCTCGGCAGCGTGCTGGAGGGCATCCCGGCGATCGTGCTGTTCGGGCCGCTGCTGTTCCCCATCGCCCGCGCCGTCGGCGTGCACGAGGTGCACTATGCCATGGTGATCATTCTCGCCATGGGTATCGGGCTATTCGCCCCGCCCTTCGGCGTCGGCTATTATGCCGCCTGCGCCATCGGACGCGTCGATCCGGCCGAAGGCATCAGGCCGATCTGGGGCTATCTGCTAGCGCTGCTGGTGGGATTGATCATCGTCGCGATCTTCCCCTGGATCTCGATCGGATTCCTTTGA
- a CDS encoding DNA polymerase III subunit delta', whose amino-acid sequence MSPRQTERETAIAHPRETSRLFGHREAEAALLAAYRSGRIPHAWLIGGPQGIGKATLAYRMARFVLAHGQPLAPSVQHAEDLAIDPNDSVARQVAASSHGGLLTLERTANDRGVMRTVITVDETRETIGFFGSTAAAEGWRVCIVDTVDELNPNAANALLKILEEPPQRSLFLLVSHAPARVLATIQSRCRKLRLRPLATDDVIGAAASAADLDPSDPALREAAEASEGSVARALTLLGGDALKLQQRTAALLARLPQVDPRELHTLGDSLPTNDRVALAAFIDGIDRWIAERLHADDANANQNLPRLARLAEVWEKIVRAARDTETYNLERKPLVFSVFGWLADATR is encoded by the coding sequence ATGAGTCCGCGTCAGACCGAGCGCGAAACCGCCATTGCGCATCCGCGCGAAACGTCGAGGCTGTTCGGCCATCGCGAGGCCGAGGCGGCGCTGCTCGCGGCCTATCGCAGCGGGCGCATCCCGCATGCCTGGCTGATCGGCGGACCGCAGGGGATCGGCAAAGCGACGCTGGCCTACCGCATGGCGCGCTTCGTGCTCGCCCATGGTCAGCCGCTGGCGCCGTCGGTACAGCACGCAGAGGACCTTGCGATCGATCCCAATGATTCCGTGGCGCGGCAGGTCGCGGCGAGCTCGCATGGCGGCCTGCTGACGCTGGAGCGCACCGCCAACGACCGCGGCGTGATGCGCACCGTCATCACCGTCGACGAGACGCGCGAGACGATCGGCTTCTTCGGCTCCACGGCTGCCGCCGAAGGCTGGCGCGTCTGCATCGTCGACACCGTCGACGAACTCAATCCGAATGCAGCCAACGCGCTGCTGAAGATCCTCGAAGAGCCCCCGCAGCGATCGCTCTTCTTGCTGGTCAGCCACGCCCCCGCACGCGTGCTCGCCACGATCCAGTCGCGCTGCCGCAAGCTGCGGCTTCGCCCGCTCGCCACGGACGATGTGATCGGCGCTGCAGCCTCGGCGGCCGATCTCGATCCGAGCGATCCGGCGCTGCGCGAGGCGGCCGAGGCCTCGGAGGGCAGTGTTGCGCGGGCGCTGACGCTGCTCGGCGGCGATGCGCTCAAGCTCCAGCAGCGCACGGCGGCGCTGCTCGCGCGTCTGCCGCAGGTCGATCCGCGCGAATTGCACACGCTCGGCGATTCGCTTCCCACTAACGACCGCGTCGCGCTCGCGGCCTTCATCGATGGCATCGACCGCTGGATCGCGGAGCGTCTGCATGCGGACGACGCCAACGCCAACCAGAACCTGCCGCGCCTTGCGCGTCTAGCTGAGGTATGGGAAAAGATCGTCCGCGCTGCGCGCGACACCGAAACCTACAATCTGGAGCGCAAGCCCTTGGTTTTCTCGGTGTTCGGCTGGCTGGCGGACGCAACGCGCTAG
- the metG gene encoding methionine--tRNA ligase encodes MATRAKKTVKRKSGKKAAKKAAKKTAKKAVKALALKAAKKAKKAAAKKGMKKGTAKTSKKTAKKHPAAKKAVKKAAKTLAKTLAKTPAKAPPKQVAKKARAAASAVTSAPAAVATPPETLKSQVSKPKVSKPKAPRAPKPAAASQVTAPVAAPARDNVFYITTAIAYPNGSPHIGHAYEAISTDVLARFARLDGKDVFFLTGTDEHGQKMVQTAAGENMSVSALAARNAGRFKEMDQRLNVSFDRFIRTTEEQHHRSSQEIWRRMEANGDIYADTYAGWYSVRDEAYYAEDETRVNEDGVRLGPQGTPVEWVEEKSYFFRLSAYQDKLLRLYADHPEFIGPDSRKNEVVSFVKGGLRDLSISRTTFDWGVKVPGDEEHVMYVWVDALTNYITGVGFPDEQDANWRYWPADVHIIGKDIIRFHAVYWPAFLMSAGIPLPKRVYAHGFLFNRGEKMSKSVGNTVDPFNLADQYGVDQLRYFFLREVPFGQDGNYNHEAIVARINADLANDLGNLAQRSLSMIAKQLGGVLPEPGEFSDNDKAILAMADGMVAASREAMATQQIHHWLNAVWAVVAEANRYFAGEAPWALAKTDPARQKTVLYVTAEVVRQIAILAQPAMPTASGLLLDSLGIPADERSFAMLGGAKRIAPGSTLPAPTPAFPRYIEPAA; translated from the coding sequence GTGGCAACGCGAGCTAAGAAAACCGTCAAACGCAAGAGCGGCAAGAAGGCTGCGAAGAAGGCCGCCAAGAAAACCGCGAAGAAGGCTGTGAAGGCGCTCGCGCTCAAAGCTGCGAAAAAGGCCAAGAAGGCTGCTGCCAAGAAGGGCATGAAGAAAGGCACTGCGAAGACGTCCAAGAAGACGGCTAAGAAGCATCCTGCCGCCAAGAAGGCGGTCAAGAAGGCGGCCAAGACACTGGCCAAGACACTGGCCAAGACACCGGCCAAGGCTCCGCCGAAGCAGGTGGCCAAGAAGGCCAGGGCGGCTGCGTCCGCCGTGACGTCCGCTCCGGCTGCCGTCGCTACGCCGCCGGAGACGTTGAAGTCCCAGGTGTCCAAGCCAAAAGTGTCCAAGCCAAAGGCACCCCGTGCGCCAAAGCCCGCTGCGGCTTCGCAGGTCACAGCGCCCGTCGCCGCTCCTGCGCGCGACAACGTCTTCTACATCACGACGGCGATCGCCTATCCCAATGGCAGCCCGCATATCGGTCACGCCTATGAGGCGATCTCGACCGACGTGCTGGCGCGCTTTGCGCGGCTCGACGGCAAGGACGTGTTCTTCCTGACGGGCACCGACGAGCATGGTCAGAAAATGGTTCAGACGGCGGCCGGCGAGAACATGTCCGTCTCCGCGCTGGCGGCCCGCAATGCCGGCCGCTTCAAGGAAATGGACCAGCGTCTGAACGTGTCGTTCGACCGCTTCATCCGCACCACCGAGGAGCAGCATCATCGCTCCAGCCAGGAGATCTGGCGGCGCATGGAAGCGAACGGCGACATCTATGCCGACACCTATGCCGGTTGGTACTCCGTGCGGGACGAGGCGTATTACGCCGAGGACGAAACGCGCGTGAACGAAGACGGCGTCCGGCTCGGCCCGCAGGGCACGCCGGTCGAATGGGTCGAGGAGAAGAGCTATTTCTTCCGCCTGTCGGCGTACCAGGACAAGCTACTGAGGCTTTATGCAGACCACCCCGAATTCATCGGGCCTGACTCGCGCAAGAACGAGGTGGTGAGCTTCGTCAAAGGTGGCCTGCGCGATCTCTCGATCTCGCGGACGACGTTCGATTGGGGCGTGAAGGTGCCCGGCGACGAAGAGCACGTGATGTATGTCTGGGTCGACGCGCTGACCAACTACATCACCGGCGTCGGCTTCCCCGACGAGCAGGACGCGAACTGGCGCTATTGGCCGGCCGACGTGCACATCATCGGCAAGGACATCATCCGTTTCCACGCCGTGTATTGGCCGGCGTTCCTGATGTCTGCGGGGATTCCGCTCCCGAAGCGGGTCTACGCCCACGGCTTCCTGTTCAACAGGGGCGAGAAGATGTCGAAGTCGGTCGGCAACACTGTCGATCCATTCAACCTCGCCGACCAGTACGGTGTCGACCAGTTGCGCTACTTCTTTCTGCGCGAGGTGCCGTTCGGCCAGGACGGCAATTACAACCACGAGGCCATCGTCGCGCGGATCAATGCCGATCTCGCCAACGACCTCGGCAACCTTGCGCAACGCTCATTGTCGATGATCGCCAAGCAACTCGGCGGCGTGCTGCCGGAGCCGGGCGAGTTCAGCGACAATGACAAGGCCATCCTGGCGATGGCCGACGGCATGGTCGCCGCATCGCGCGAAGCCATGGCAACGCAGCAGATCCATCACTGGCTCAATGCCGTGTGGGCGGTGGTCGCAGAGGCCAACCGTTATTTCGCGGGCGAGGCGCCATGGGCGCTCGCCAAAACCGACCCTGCGCGGCAGAAGACGGTGCTCTATGTCACCGCCGAGGTCGTGCGCCAGATCGCGATCCTGGCCCAGCCGGCGATGCCGACGGCCTCGGGATTGCTGCTCGACAGCCTCGGCATCCCCGCGGACGAGCGCAGTTTCGCGATGCTCGGCGGCGCCAAGCGGATCGCGCCCGGCTCGACCTTGCCGGCGCCGACGCCGGCATTCCCGCGCTACATCGAGCCGGCGGCCTGA